Part of the Gemmatimonadota bacterium genome, GCGGCCGCGTAGGCCGACAGCGACGGGACGAGGAGCAGGAGGGCGGCGGCGATTTCGGCGGATCCCACCGCCGCCGACATCCACGCCGGGTATCCGAAGACCTCGAACCAGTGCCTCCACCCTGCGGCGCTCTCGAACTTCTGCCAGCCGGCCTCCCCCATGGCGAGGGCTTCCACCGCGACGAGCGTCCAGGTGAGCGCGGCCGGCGCGAACCGCCGCAGGACGCGGCTCCTCGCCGGGCTCGTTCGGGCTCCGGTGCGTCCGGGCGGTGCCGGCGCCGAGGCATCTGAAGGATCCATGCGCCGAAGATCGGGCCATCGTCCGGATCGATATTGAACGGATGAAACCGCCGCGCTCGCGGCGCCGTATGCCGGAGCATGTCACGAGCCACGAAACGCCCTTCGCACGCTGGGCCGGATTGTAGCGCTCTCTTCGTGGACTACGCGGCGGGGGAGAGCCACGCGGCCCACTCCCATCCGGTCGATACGCTGACGCTCGTGTGCGGCGGCTCGCTCGTGGAGCGCGCCGGTTCGGCCGAGGCGCGGGCGGGCGCTCTCAGCGTAGTCGTGAAACCTGCCGGGACGGAGCACAGTGACAGGTTCGGCTCGGCTGGCGCACGCACGTTCCAGGTGGTGCTGGATGGAGTCGTGTCCCGCTCCATCGAGGAAGGCGATACTGGCCGACTCGGCTGGAAATGGATCCATGGCGGGCCCGCCGCGCGAGCCATGCTCGAGTTCGCGCAGGTCCTGAAGGACGCGAACGGCCGCGCGGAGGAGGCGGGCCTGGCGCTGTTCGGCGTGCTTGGCGCGGTTACCGAAGGCGGCCTCGGCCGCGACGACCAGCCGCCGCGGTGGCTGCGCCGCGTGCGCGAGCGGATCGACGACGACCCGGCCCGGCCGATCCGGGTCTGGCGCCTGGCGCAGACCGCCGGCGTGCACCCGGTGTCGCTGACGCGCGCGTTCCGGCGCCACCACGGGGTTTCGGTGACGAGCTGGATCCACCGCCGCCGCGTGGAGCGCGCGGCAGGGCTGCTGTCCGGCGGGAGCGTACCGATCGCCCGGGTTGCCTTGCAGTCCGGCTTCGCGGACCAGAGTCACCTGACCCGCATCTTCCGCAGAGCCACGGGCCTCACGCCGGCCGCGTACCGCCGCTTCGCGACCGCCTCCTAGGCCGGGGCGGCCATCTTGCCGCCGGTGCCCCGGAGCAGCACACTTGTGCCCCAATGAACTGGGACGCCGTTGGGGCTATCGGTGAGACGGTCGGGGCGATCGCGGTAGTGATCACCCTCGTCTACCTCGCCTCGCAGATCCGCCAGCAGAACCGCGAATCGCGCATAGCCGCGGTCCACGAGCTGAACGAGGCTTTTCGGGCCTCGATCACGTCGTTCCAGGATCTCGGCCTCGCCGAGGTGTTCTCGCGCGGCAAGACCGACTTCGAGGCGCTGAGCGAACCCGACAGGCTGCGCTTCATCGCCATGATCCAGGGCGTCTTCCGCGTATGGGAGGACGCGTTCTACCAGTACGACGCGGGCAGGTTGGATCCCAGAATCTGGACCGCGATGGTGGCGCAGTTTTCCGGCTACCTGAGCCTGCCCGGGGTGCAGCGCGTCTGGGAGATCCGCAAGCGGGCCTACAACGAGGGCTTCTGCCGGTTCGTGGCCGGGGCGAAAGCCACGGAATACCAGACGAAGTAGGTTGATTCGGAACTTCCGGCCACCCTGGCCGCCCGCCCGGCGCTCCGGGCGATCTCGCTTGATCGGCGTCGGCGCGCCCGCTAGGGCAGCCGCTCGAAACGCTGGCCGAACACGACTACCGCCTCCGCCCGGGGAGCGTCGCCAAACACGAACGACGCGACCGAGCCGCGCCCCGTGAGTTCCACGCGGAGAGCCTCCCGGGAGATATCGAGCACCTCCACGCCGGAGCGGAGCGGGCCCATCGTCGCGACCATGCCGTCGCCTTCCAACGCGAACACGATGGTGCCCCACTGAGCGTTGGCGTAGGCGCCGGCGTAGTCGCCGAACGGCCTCGCCGGCTGGGCGGGCCGCGCCGCCCGACGCGCGCGGTCTTCGCCGATGCGCCCCCGCATCATCTCCACCTGTGCCCCGAACCTCTCGAGCAGGGAGTCCGCCTGGGCCTCCAGGTCGGGCGTGTCCAGAAGCACGTCGTAGGCGAAACGGGCCGTCAGTAGCGCGAGCAGCGAGCCCACCGTGGACTCGTTGGTGACCACCGCTACGCCTATGCGGCGCTCGGGCATGAACGAAACGTGGGCGTGGAAGCCGCTGAAGCCGCCGAAGTGATGGAGTTGGCGCTCGCCCTTGTAGTGTCCCACGTGCCAGCCCAGGCCGTAGCCTTCGCGGGTGAACTCGTCGAACGCGTTGTCCTGGGTGGCGTGCGGCCGGTGGGCCTCGGCGAGCACCTCCTCGGGGAACACCCTGCGGCCATCGACCGTCCCCCCGCTCATGTTCACCTCCAGCCAGCGGGCCAGGTCCGCCGCGGTGGTAACCAGCCCCCCCGCGGCGTGCATGTTGGCGTCCGTCTTGGCGTAGTGCCGGCGCGAAAAGCCCTCGGCTTCGGCCGCGTACGGCATGGCGAGGGAGGCGCTGTCCAGCGTGGACACGTTGGGGGTGGTGGCGGCCATGCCCACGGGCTCCAGGATGTCGCGCCCCACGGTTTGCTTCCAGGTTTCGCCCAGCGCTGTTGCCAGTGCCAGGCTCGCCACGTTGTAGCCGACGTTGCCGTACTCGAAGGCGCGCCCCGCTTCGGCGGGACCGTGTTCGCCGATGAGCGCGATCATCTCGTCCCGCTCGCCGGCTCCTGAGAACGCCGCGCGGAAGGTGAGCGGCCCGTCGTTGGACACCCCGTGCGTGTGCGTGAGCAGATCGCGCAGGCTCAACGGTGAGCCGTCGTCTTGCGGCAGCTCGGCGTCGGGCAGGTAGTCGGTGACGGCCGCGTCCAGGTCTATCTCGCCACGAGCGTGGAGCAGGGACGCCGCGAGCCCCACGAACGGCTTGGTGGACGACGCGATGTAGAAGCCGGTTTCGATCGTCGCCGGGCGGCCGCGCTCGATGTCGGCCAGGCCGAACGCGTCCAGGTACACGATCGAATCGCCCTGCACCACCGCCACGGCCATGGCGGGCGCGAGACCGAGCTCGAAGACGCGGCTGGCGAACGATTCGATCACGGGGTGATCCACTGGCTGCGGGCTGTCGGGGCGCTGGCACGCCGCCGGCGCGGCGAGGGCGATGGCGATCGCCAGCGAGGCGGTTGGGCCGATATGTGACATTGCTTCCTCCGGAAAGACGTGGTTCTCCGGCGAATGTTTCAATCCGCGCCGCCCGCCGTATAGAACGGATCGAACGCTCGTGCGCCGGGCCCTTGTCTCAGGCGGCGGAGGGTGGAAACGTAGGCTCCGGTCGGCGGGACCGACCGCCACGATGACTTCGCTCGGCAGGCATGAGACTGATTGACCGGTTCCTTGCGTAGCGCGGACGGGACGCCCGGGTCGACCCCGCCCGCGGGAGGCGATTACCCGGGCTCCCGGCCGCCGTGGCTGCTGGCCATCGCCGCGGCGTTTCTGGTGTTGATCGGGGTGCTACTGATCTCGTCGCTGGTGAGGCCGGAGGTGACGTCTTACGCGCCCTCGCCGCCGGCGGATCGAGACGAGCCCGAGGGGTTCGCGGGTCCCGACACGCTGACCATCGACGCGCGCGCCGGCGAGGGTTGGGTCGGCCTCGACATCGCGCGGCGCCGCGTGGGCGCGGTGGAGGACATGGCCGGCGCCTGGGACGTCGCCGCGCAGCGCCACCGGCTCGCCGTCAACGGCGGCGCGGAATTCGCGGGCGGCGCGGGCGTACTCTTCAGCGAGAGCCCGTTCGACTCGCTCTTCGAGGCGGCCGAGCGGGGCTACTCGGCGAGCCTGGTTACGCCGAGCGGAGACACCGTAAGCGCGGTCCTGGACGAGTGGTACGCCTACCACTTCCTGTCGCATCTGTTGGAGCCCGAGTCCGGCACATTCGTCATCCGCACGGCAGCCGGGAAGTACGCGAAGCTGCGCGTGTTGGGCTACTACTGCCCGGGCGCGGAGCCGGGCTGCGTGACGGTGGAGTTTGCCTACCAGGGGGACGGAAGCCGGCGCCTCTCACCCTGAGGACCTGCCTCGATCAGGCCGAGAGCCACCGTTCGATGGCGCCCAGGGCGGCCAGGCACGCCGCCTCCTCCGGGGACGGATCCACCGCCGCGAGAGCGGCGAGGCGAGCCGATCGGCGCTCGGACACGGCCTCTACCGTCAGCGCGATGTGGGGCCTGCCGCCCAGGTCGATCAGGCGCAGGCCCTGCAGCCCGAGGGAACAGCCCGGGTAGGCCTCCTCGGCGGCCCCCAGCGTGGCACGCGCGGCCGCGCGTGCGCGCCCCGTGCCGGAATCCAGGTCGGAGGCCTCGGCAGCCACGACCAAGCCGTCGTGGCGGAGCTCTACGCAGCACGTGGCGCGGCGGTCGCCGCGCAGGATCTGCAGGTCGTGCCGTACCAGCGGACGGGTCCACCGGCTCGGCGCGGCCTCCGGCAACTCACCCTGGCCTTCCAGCACGGCGATCCGGAGCGCGGCTGGGTCGAGCCGAAGTCCTCGCGCCGCGAGCGCTTCCAGAGCCTCGTCGCGCACCCTGTCCGGCTCAGCGCCGAGTTCTACCGCGAGCACCATCTCGCCGACCGCTCCCGCGTCCCGCGGATCGATCCGCAGCCACGCGGCGTGCACGCCCTCGATCTCCTCGACTGCGGCCAGCGCGCCCGGGGCCGACCTCTCGGCGGCGCCGAGTGGGTGCTTCATCAGCCGGCCGCGGCGTCGGCCGTGAGCCAGCGATCGAGAGCCTGCAGGGTGGCCATTACGGCGGCGTCCTCGGCGGCGCCACGCAGCCGGGCGGTGCCGACGAGTTGGACCCTGTCGCGCCCCGAGAAGCCGCGCGCGAGAACCAGAACGTAGCGTCCGGCGTCGGCGTCGACGGCGGACACACCCTCCAGGACGGCAGGAGCCTGGCCCAACGCCGCCTCCAGCGCCAGGAACGTGGCGCGGGCGGCCGCGCTGAGTCGGCCGCTCTCGGTGTCGGGGGCTTCCTCTCGCCCGACGAATTCCTGCCCGTCGAGCGTCAGGAGGACCTCGCACGCCACCGATCGCGAGGAGTGGGTATGGGTGCGGATGCCCGCGAATCGAACCCGCTCGGGTTGAGCATGCAGGAAGCTCGTATCCCTCCTGATCGGGATTACGACGCTCGAGTCAGGATCGGTGTCGCCGGTCGGAGCGCCGGGCCTGATCTCGCCCCGCTGGCGTCCTCGCGTTGCCTCGAGGCCATCACCGGCGCCGCCATCTGCGCGTGCCGGCGGCATGTCTTCCTCGAGTTGGCTCACGCTGATGATGCGGCGGTCGACGTCGATGCGAAGCGCCGCGCTCAGCGCCGATTCGACGTTGCGAACGACCTGCTTTGGGTGGAATTCTGGGGTCGAAAGGACGTGGATCTCCACGATGCGCCCATCGGACGCCATGATCACCCGGCTCGAGCTTACCCCCCGAAGCGCCCCCAGTAGACGCTCTATATCCTCTTCCGACCGCATCACCCGTCCGGTGCCGTACCGAGGCCTCACCCCCCGGGAACCAACGTACGCATGGGGCCTATAGGGCGCCAGCGCGCGACAGGCTGCCGCGCGGCACAGCGGGTTGCGCCGCCTACCCGGGGTTGCGCCGGAATGTAGGTTGCGGTTCGTGAGTTCCGCCGACGCCTCGGAACCCGGCTTCGAGGGTCCGGCGTTGGGCGGAACACACCCAGTTCGAAAAAGAGGCAGTGAGAAAGATGAGCGATCGACAGATCGAGCAGATCGTGATAATAGGGTCGGGGCCAGCCGGCTGGACCGCGGCCGTGTACGCCGCGCGGGCGGAGCTCGAACCACTCGTGTTCGAGGGCCTGCCCAGCCCGGACATGATCCCGGGCGGCCAGCTCATGTATACCACCGAGGTGGAAAACTACCCGGGGTTCCCCACGGGCGTGGACGGGCAGCAGCTCATGCTGGACATGAGAGCTCAGGCCGAGCGATTCGGAACCCGCGTGCGCACGGAAGACATCGTGTCGGTGGACCTGACCTCGCAGCCCCTGCGTCTGACGACGTCGGAGGGCGAGGAGGTTCTGACGCGCACCGTGGTGGTGGCTACGGGCGCGGTGGCGCAATGGCTTGGGCTGGAGCACGAGCAGCGGCTGCGCAGGATGGGCGGGGGGGTGAGCGCGTGCGCGGTCTGCGACGGCGCCCTGCCGGCGTTCCGCGACAAGCCGCTCGTGGTCGTGGGCGGCGGCGACACGGCCATGGAGGAAGCCAGCTTCCTGGCCCGCTACGGGAGCGAGGTCACCATCGTCCACCGGCGCGACGAGTTTCGGGCGGCCAAGGTGATGCAGGACCGCGTGCTGTCGAACCCCAAGATCCGGGTGGAGTGGAATCACGTGGTGAAGGACGTCCTCGGCGACGACTTCGTGGAGGGTGTCGTGGTGGAGCACGTGGACACCGGTGAGCAGCGGACGCTCGAGGCGGCGGGACTGTTCGTGGCGATCGGCCACCGTCCGAACACCGAGTTTCTGGGCGGGGCGGTCGATCTGACCGACGCCGGCTACTTGAGGGTGGCCCCCGGATCGACCGAGACGAGCGTTCCGGCGGTGTTCGGCGCCGGCGACGTCATCGACGATCACTATCGTCAGGCGGTGACCGCCGCCGGTACCGGCTGCATGGCCGCGCTCGACGCGGAGCACTGGCTGGCCAACCACGGAGCGGAGTTCCAGCCGGCCGCGGGAGAAGGCGAGTCAGTCCTGGAGCCGTCGGGATCGGCGGCGGCGGGCGCCTGAGCGGGTCGCGCCCGGCCGCCTAGTGTGCCTGCAACGGTGCACTAGAAGGAACGCCGCAGTCGGCGCCAGACCCGGTCGAAGAAGCCGCCCCGGCCGTGCGTCGGGCAGTAGGCGCGTGGCTCTGAACCGGGTACGAAGTACTCGGTGCGGACGTACTCGCCGGGGCAGTCGGGGGTCGCGACGTGCCCGGTGGTGGTGTCGATCGGTAGCGCGATGACTGAGCCCGGCGGCTGCCACGGCAGCGGGGTCCGCCGGTCGCGGTAGTAGCCGGCCATCAACTCGCCCCACACCGGCGCGGCCAGCCTGCTCCCGCTGGCTCCGGTCCCGATCGGTTTCGGCTGATCGAAGCCGAGCCACACACCCGCCACGATGTCCGGCGTCAGGCCGATGAACCAAACGTCCTTGCCTTCGTTGGTCGTGCCCGTCTTGCCCGCGGCCGGACCCCAGAAGCCTTCGCGCCGTATGGCCGAGCCGGTGCCGTAGTCGACCACATCCTCCAGCATCGTCAGCGTGACGAACGCGGCGGCCTCGCCGAGCGCGCGCTCGCGCGCCGTGGGCGCGGCCCACAGGACCTGCCCCGACGCGTCCTCGACGCGCGCGAGCAGCCTGGGACGAACGCGCCAGCCGCCGTTGCCGAAGGCGGCGTAGGCCGCGACCAGCTCGACGGGGATGACGTCGGCCGCCCCGAGGTGGATGCTCGGGAACGGCTCCATCGGGGTCGTGATGCCGAGGTCCCGGGCGGCGGCGACGACCAACTCCTCGCCCACCCAGCGGCCGACGCGCACCGCGGCGTGGTTGGACGACGTGGCCAGCGCCTGCCGCGCCGTCAGCGCGCCGACGCTGTCCGAGACGTGATCGCCCGGCCGCCAGACGGGCGCGCCCACGGTCTTGATCTCAACGGGGCCGGTCGAAACCAGTGCGGTCGGCGGCATGCCGAACTCGATCGCCGCCGAGTACACGATCGGCTTGAACGCGGACCCGGGCTGGCGCCGCGCCTGCAACGCGCGGTCGTACTGCGAGTGCACGAAATCCCGCCCGCCGACGAGCGCCCGCAGGATGCCCGTGTGCGGGTCCATGGCGACGATCATGCCCTGCAGGTAGGGCGAAGCGCCCGGGGAGCTGCCCAGCGTAGAGCCGCTGTCCGGCACGGCGTGCTTCCAGGTCCCGTAAGCGCCCGCCTCGATGCGCTCGATCTGAGACCGCAGCGCGGCTTGCGCCGCCGCTTGCAGGCGCGGATCCAGTCCGGTGAACACGCGCAGCCCGCGCTCGTCCGCGTCGTCGCCGAACAACTCGGCCAACTCGCCGCGCACCGCGCTGACCAGGTAGGGAGCGGGGGTGGCCGACGCGAACGGCGGCGCCAACCGCACGTCTTCCGCGGCCGCCTCGCGCGCCGTCTCGTGGTCCAGCACGCGGCGGTCCGCGAGCACGCGCAGCACGAGGTCGCGGCGCTCGCGGGCCCGCTGCGGCGACCGGCGTGGGTTGTAGCGCTCCGGCGACTTGATCAGCCCGATGAGGAGCGCTGCCTCGCCGGCGTTCACCTCCGCGGCCGACTTGCCGAAGTAGGCCCTGGCCGCCGCCTCGACGCCGTAGATCCCCGAGCCCAGGTAGATCTGGTTCAGGTAGCGTTCGAGGATCTCACGCTTGTCCAGCGCTTCGTCCATGCGCGAAGCGAGAACCACCTCCCAGACCTTGCGCCGGCCGCGGTCCGAGAGCGGCATCGTCTCCGGGAAGACGTTGCGCGCTAGCTGCATCTCCAGGGTGCTGAAGCCCTCGCGCAATTCCACCGAGCGCGCGTTGCGCCACGCGGCTCGCGCCACGCCGCGGGGATCCACGCCGCCGTGATCCCAGAAACGCCGGTCCTCGACGGCCACCACTCCGTCGCGCAACACGGGGGCGATGTTCTCCAGCGCCACCACCACGCGACGGTGCGGGGACAGATCAGCGAGCACCGTGCCGTTCGCCGCGAATACGCGACTCGCCTCCGGGGGCCGATAGGCCGCGATGGCCTCGACGGAGGGACATTCCGGGCCTCGACAGGACACCACCGGGAGCAGGAGCGTGGCGGCGAACGCCGCCAGCGCCACGACGATCAGGAGCGGCGCCAGCAGCAGCGCTCGCAGCGGGGTCAGCCGTGGCAGGCGCAGCCGAGCGCCGCCGCGCCGCGCCGCCGCGGCCCACACGCGCGCGCCCGCCGCCGCGTCGCGCGCCCACTCGCGGCCGGCCGCCCTCGCCGCCCCCAGCGTGTCCCTGATCGCCATGCTCGCTATACCATCCCCGTTCCCGGTTGGGTCCTCTCACCGCCCGCGGTGGCGACCCTTCGTGTTCGCGCCGTAGACTCCAGTTCCTACGAGACCTCGGCCCGCAAGGTGTCGGGTGCAGCATTCGTGCGAGACGGTTGCAACCCAGAGCCGCGCAGGGCGCGGAGGAAGGCACTGGCCGATAGCATGACGACCGGGACGGGGCCCGACTTGGTGGGGCGCAAGGTGCTCATAACTGGCGGCACGAAGGGGATCGGGCGGGCGGTGGCCGAGGCGGTGGTCGCGCACGGCGCTTCGGCGGCGGTCGCGGCCCGGTCCGAGGACGGCGTGCGGCGCTTCGCCGCCGAGCTGGCGGAGGGCGCGGCGGAGGGGGCCCGAGTCGCGGGCATAAGGTGCGACGTGCGAGACCCGCGCCAGTGCGCCGATCTGGTGGCCAGCGCTGCCGAGGCATTGGGCGGCCTGGACGTGCTGATCAACAACGCCGGCATCGGCCGATTTCAACCCGTCGCGGACATGGACCCCGAGACCTGGGAAGACGTGATCCGGACCAATCTGGACAGCGTCTTTCACTGTTCGCACGCGGCCATCCCCCTCCTCCGAGAGGCCGAGGATTCCTGGATCATCAACATGGCCAGCCTGGCGGGGAAGAACGCCTTTCCCGGCGGCGCTGCGTACAACGCGAGCAAGTTCGGGCTGGTCGGCTTCAGCGAGGCGCTGATGCAGGAGGTCCGGCACGACGGCATCCGCGTCAGCTACGTCATGCCCGGCAGCGTGGCCACGGGATTCACGCATCCTACGCCGGGCACGGACGATTCCTGGAAGATCCAGCCCGAAGACGTGGCGCGGGTCGTGCTCGACCTGCTCGCGATGCCGACCCGGACGCTGGCCAGCCGGGTCGAGGTGCGGCCGTCGCGGCCGCCCAAGCGATAGGTGATTCCCATGAGCGACGTCAGAATCGAAAAGGACTCCCTGGGCGAGATGCAGGTCCCCGCGGACGCCTTGTGGGGCGCGCAGACGCAGCGCGCCGTGGAGAACTTCCCCATCAGCGACCTGCGCTTCCCGCGCGAGTTCATCAGGGCGCTGGGGCTGATCAAGAAGGCCGCCGCGCGTACCAACGCGGCGCTCGGCCTGCTCGAGGGGCCGGTGGCAGAGGCGATCGAGCGGGCC contains:
- a CDS encoding AraC family transcriptional regulator, which produces MDYAAGESHAAHSHPVDTLTLVCGGSLVERAGSAEARAGALSVVVKPAGTEHSDRFGSAGARTFQVVLDGVVSRSIEEGDTGRLGWKWIHGGPAARAMLEFAQVLKDANGRAEEAGLALFGVLGAVTEGGLGRDDQPPRWLRRVRERIDDDPARPIRVWRLAQTAGVHPVSLTRAFRRHHGVSVTSWIHRRRVERAAGLLSGGSVPIARVALQSGFADQSHLTRIFRRATGLTPAAYRRFATAS
- a CDS encoding serine hydrolase domain-containing protein, giving the protein MSHIGPTASLAIAIALAAPAACQRPDSPQPVDHPVIESFASRVFELGLAPAMAVAVVQGDSIVYLDAFGLADIERGRPATIETGFYIASSTKPFVGLAASLLHARGEIDLDAAVTDYLPDAELPQDDGSPLSLRDLLTHTHGVSNDGPLTFRAAFSGAGERDEMIALIGEHGPAEAGRAFEYGNVGYNVASLALATALGETWKQTVGRDILEPVGMAATTPNVSTLDSASLAMPYAAEAEGFSRRHYAKTDANMHAAGGLVTTAADLARWLEVNMSGGTVDGRRVFPEEVLAEAHRPHATQDNAFDEFTREGYGLGWHVGHYKGERQLHHFGGFSGFHAHVSFMPERRIGVAVVTNESTVGSLLALLTARFAYDVLLDTPDLEAQADSLLERFGAQVEMMRGRIGEDRARRAARPAQPARPFGDYAGAYANAQWGTIVFALEGDGMVATMGPLRSGVEVLDISREALRVELTGRGSVASFVFGDAPRAEAVVVFGQRFERLP
- a CDS encoding HmuY family protein yields the protein MTGSLRSADGTPGSTPPAGGDYPGSRPPWLLAIAAAFLVLIGVLLISSLVRPEVTSYAPSPPADRDEPEGFAGPDTLTIDARAGEGWVGLDIARRRVGAVEDMAGAWDVAAQRHRLAVNGGAEFAGGAGVLFSESPFDSLFEAAERGYSASLVTPSGDTVSAVLDEWYAYHFLSHLLEPESGTFVIRTAAGKYAKLRVLGYYCPGAEPGCVTVEFAYQGDGSRRLSP
- the trxB gene encoding thioredoxin-disulfide reductase translates to MSDRQIEQIVIIGSGPAGWTAAVYAARAELEPLVFEGLPSPDMIPGGQLMYTTEVENYPGFPTGVDGQQLMLDMRAQAERFGTRVRTEDIVSVDLTSQPLRLTTSEGEEVLTRTVVVATGAVAQWLGLEHEQRLRRMGGGVSACAVCDGALPAFRDKPLVVVGGGDTAMEEASFLARYGSEVTIVHRRDEFRAAKVMQDRVLSNPKIRVEWNHVVKDVLGDDFVEGVVVEHVDTGEQRTLEAAGLFVAIGHRPNTEFLGGAVDLTDAGYLRVAPGSTETSVPAVFGAGDVIDDHYRQAVTAAGTGCMAALDAEHWLANHGAEFQPAAGEGESVLEPSGSAAAGA
- a CDS encoding transglycosylase domain-containing protein, with the translated sequence MAIRDTLGAARAAGREWARDAAAGARVWAAAARRGGARLRLPRLTPLRALLLAPLLIVVALAAFAATLLLPVVSCRGPECPSVEAIAAYRPPEASRVFAANGTVLADLSPHRRVVVALENIAPVLRDGVVAVEDRRFWDHGGVDPRGVARAAWRNARSVELREGFSTLEMQLARNVFPETMPLSDRGRRKVWEVVLASRMDEALDKREILERYLNQIYLGSGIYGVEAAARAYFGKSAAEVNAGEAALLIGLIKSPERYNPRRSPQRARERRDLVLRVLADRRVLDHETAREAAAEDVRLAPPFASATPAPYLVSAVRGELAELFGDDADERGLRVFTGLDPRLQAAAQAALRSQIERIEAGAYGTWKHAVPDSGSTLGSSPGASPYLQGMIVAMDPHTGILRALVGGRDFVHSQYDRALQARRQPGSAFKPIVYSAAIEFGMPPTALVSTGPVEIKTVGAPVWRPGDHVSDSVGALTARQALATSSNHAAVRVGRWVGEELVVAAARDLGITTPMEPFPSIHLGAADVIPVELVAAYAAFGNGGWRVRPRLLARVEDASGQVLWAAPTARERALGEAAAFVTLTMLEDVVDYGTGSAIRREGFWGPAAGKTGTTNEGKDVWFIGLTPDIVAGVWLGFDQPKPIGTGASGSRLAAPVWGELMAGYYRDRRTPLPWQPPGSVIALPIDTTTGHVATPDCPGEYVRTEYFVPGSEPRAYCPTHGRGGFFDRVWRRLRRSF
- a CDS encoding SDR family oxidoreductase; translated protein: MTTGTGPDLVGRKVLITGGTKGIGRAVAEAVVAHGASAAVAARSEDGVRRFAAELAEGAAEGARVAGIRCDVRDPRQCADLVASAAEALGGLDVLINNAGIGRFQPVADMDPETWEDVIRTNLDSVFHCSHAAIPLLREAEDSWIINMASLAGKNAFPGGAAYNASKFGLVGFSEALMQEVRHDGIRVSYVMPGSVATGFTHPTPGTDDSWKIQPEDVARVVLDLLAMPTRTLASRVEVRPSRPPKR